One Hydrogenobaculum sp. 3684 genomic window, CCCAAAACACTTGAAGCGTGTTTTAAAATATACTCTTCTCCATATATTACGTATGCGTTTTCATCTTCCATGTCTTTTTGAAGCTTTAGTATAAGCTCTGGCCCTATACCCGCTGGATCACCCATCGTAATACCAAATATCTTCATCTATTTAAACCCCTAAAAAGCCTCATCATAAATTTAGTCCCTTCTTTGGCTTCTGATATACTCATTTTTACATCACCTATATTTTCTAAATCGGTGTTTGATATTATTTTTAAAAGCTCTAAAACATGTTTTCTTACTTTCATAGAGTATTTCGGTGCCCCTATATCTCCATCCTGAAGGTTTATATACAAAACATTTGGGCTTTTAGAAAAATCTTTATCCAAGAATAAAGGTCTAAAACCAAAATAGTCTGCTACATTTATCAAAAACCACAAAACTGGAATATAAAAGTTTTTACCAAAATCATAACTCCAAAAAAACTCCAAAAGTCTATAAACATATTCATCGTAGAGTTTTATATCTTCTTTTATTGCTTTTGAAATATAAGAAAGCCCCATATAATTCTCATAAGAGTATAGATTTTTATTTCTCTTATAATCTATTATATCTACCAAATTTGCCAAATCTTTTGCAGATTCCCACCATATGTTTACTTTATCAAAAAGCTCAAGTTTACCAAAAAGATTGGAATCTAAATATATGTCTCTTACATAAAGAGTGACAAGACCTCTTGATTTTAAATAAACTTGTACAATCTTTGCAAGAGCCTCGGTCTCTTCAGCCTCTAAAAGATAAAATCTGTTTAGTATATAGCCTTCTGATTTTAACATCTAACATTTGTTTTTACCGAGTTTTTTCATTAAAGAAGATGGCACAAGTTTTAAAGCTTTTATTATAAACTCGTAAAAAGAAGGTGTATAAAGAACATCTTTTTTCTTTAGCATAGCATCGTATATATCCTTTGCCACAGTCTCTTTTTCTCCGGCTAAAAAGCTTGGGAAAGATATATCTTTGGTCATCTTGGTTTTTATAAATCCAGGCTTTACACTCATCACATGGATATTCTTTGAAGCCATGCAGTATCTCAAACCCTCAAGGTAAAAGCTAAAACCTGCCTTAGAAGAGCCATACAAAGAATTTGATGGTCTTGCCCTATCTCCTGCCACCGAAGAAACACCTATAAGCATGCCGTGATGTTGTTTTAAAAAATGTTTTACAGCAAAGTTTGCACTCATCACACAAGAGGTGTAATTTACATCTATAGTATTTAAAATCTCTTTTTTATCGTATGGGTCTTTTGGCAAATATCCTTGGAATATCAAAACCACATCTATGATATTTTCTGAAAATATCTCATCCATTATCTTTTCTAAACTGTCGTAATCCGTTAAATCACAAACATAAGTGCTTGGTTTTTTTGAAGATAAAACGTTTATATGATTTGCAATCTCTTCTAACTTATCTTTATTCCTTGCTATCAAAAAAAGCTCAAAACCGTTTTTAGCAAACTCTTCTTCTGTAGCTATAGCCAAATCAGAACTCGCCCCAATAAAAAGCGCTTTCATAATAGTATTTTAGCATATAAGATGTTATAATAAGAGAGTGAAAGAGCGATATCAGCGCATTTCAGAGCTAAGGAATAGGCAAAGCCACTCAAGGAGATTTGAGAAATGCTAAAGCACACTAGAGCGATGGTATCGCATTTCGGGGCTAAAGAACAAGCAATGAAACTTAGGAGGTGTAAGAAATGCTAAAGCACACTGTTTGTCTTTACGTAAATCATTTAGGAAGAGCTTCGCAAAATGCCACAGCTATAACCATCGTGTCTATAGATATAGCAAATGCACTCAAAAAATTGGGCCATGAGGTTTTCTTTGTGGTAAATAAACCTATAGTAGAAGAAGATATAGATTTTAAAGTATATTCCCTTTACAAAGAAAACACGTTTTTAAACGGAGAACTGCCTTACGCCATAAGATTATCAAATACATTAAAAGCTGAAAAACCAGATATAGTGATGTCTTTTATGAAAGCCCAGACTATTGTACTATCTCTTTCAAAGCTTATAAACCCATCTAAAAATACTATTTATTTAGGAAGTATACGCAACAACGACGCTTATTATGCTTACGGGAAAAATGTATATATACCTTATAGATATTTGATAAAGTTTTTATACGAAAGCTTAGATTACATCGTAGTACCATCGGAAGCTATTAAAGAAGATCTTCAAAAAACATTTTTTATAAAAGAAGATAAGTTTAAGATAATACCAAACTGTATAGACTTTGAAAAACTTGATAAACTATCGGAAGAAGATTGCGATGTAAAAGGAGATTTTATAAATATAGGAAGGTTGGTAGACCAAAAAGGTCAAATCTATCTTATTGAGGCTTTTAAAAAAGTAAAAGATAGATTTAAAGATGTAAAGCTTGTCATAATAGGAGAAGGAGAGTTAAGAAATACAATAGAAAACAAAATCAAAGAGCTTGGACTTGAAAACGATGTCATACTCACTGGATATCAAACAAACCCTTACAAATATCTTAAAAATTCAAAAATCTTTGTATTAAGTTCCATTTTTGAAGGTTTTGGTAATGTGATAATAGAGGCTATGCACTTTGGACTACCCGTTATATCTTACGAGTGCCCCGGCGGACCAAAAGAGATAATAAAAAATGAATTCGGAGTTTTAGTACCACCAAAAGATGTAGATGCTTTAGCAAATGCTATGATAGAAATGCTTGAGGACAAAGAAAAACAAAAACATTACTCTATTATGTCTAAGAAAAGAGCTTTGGATTACGATTGTAAAAGCTATGCAAAAACGTTGATATCTTTGAAAATGCTATAATATTTACAATAATTTTTAGGGGGGTGATTATGAAAGTTTGTATCATAGGAGGCGGTATAGGGGCTTACAATGTTACCGAGGAGCTTGTAAAACAAGGAAATGTAGATATACATATCTTCTCGGAAGAAAAGTTTTTGCCTTACAACAAGATATATATACTCGATGTACTAAGCGGTAAAAAGACCTTTAAGCAGATACTTTTAAAAGATGAAGCTTGGTATAAAGAACATGGTATTGAGGTTTTATTAAATACCAAAATAACTAAAATTTATCCTAAAGATAAAACCTTTGTTAGCGATAAAGGTGAAACCTTTTCTTACGATAAGCTAATATTGGCTACTGGAAGTGTGCCAAAAATACCACCGATAGAAGGTGTAAACAAAGAAAACGTATTTTTTGTAAACAACATAGAAGATATATATAAAATCTCTAACTACGCCAAACATTCTAAAAAAGCTGCTGTAATAGGTGGTGGTTTTATAGGTATTGAAGGGGCAAAAGCTTTAAAAGATATAGGTCTTCAAACAACAATCATACATATCTTTGATATCCTGATGGAAAATTGGTTAGACAAAGAAGCCAGCGATATGCTTGTTAAATATCTAAAGAAATTAGATATAGATGTACTTCTTTCTAAAAAAGCCACAAAATTCAGCGGAGATAAACTTGTTGATAAGATTGAATTTTCAGATGGCACCGCGATAGAAACAGACTTTGTGATCCTTGCCACTGGTGTATCGCCAAATGTAGAGCTTGCGAAAAACTCTGGGCTAAATGTCAACAAGGGTATAGTGGTAAATGAATATTTAGAGACATCAGAAACTGATATATACGCAATAGGGGATTGCATAGAATTTCAAGGAAAAACCTTCGGCTCGGTGGCACCTATAATGGATCAAGTAAAAGTATGCACCAAAAACATACTAAATGCCAACAAAGAAAGATACACTATGCACGAACCAGATTACGCTATTTTAAAATCCTTTGATATAAGTATAGTTGTAATAGGCAATACAAAAGATGAAGCTAACGCCGATGAAATCATTTACAAAAATACCCTAAAAGATATATACAAAAAGGTACTAATAAAAAACGGTTTTATAACAGGGGCTATACTTTACAACACCCATGGTTTTAGCGAAATTTTACACTTAGCTCAGTCCAAGACAAGCGTCCTTGGTGTAAACACAGACTTTCTTGTGGAAGATTTGATCGAAAAATCCGAAAACAGGGAGTTTGATCTATCTCATATTGTATGCAGGTGTAATTTTGTCACTTATGGTACCATATTAAAAGCCATAGAAAACGGTGCAAAAACAGTTCAAGATATAGAAAAAATGACCAAAGCCGGCACCTCCTGCGGGGCTTGTATACCAGACATCAAAATGATACTATCCACCAAGGTAAAAGACTACTCTCCTACATCGGATGTATATACACCAAAAACCAACACCGTTGATTTTAGTATATTTGATAATCTTTGATATCTACTTCATTCATTGTAAAACTCATACAAACTCCTCCTAATCTATGATAAAATATTAGACTTAGAATTTTAAAAGGAGGTTTTTTATGAAAAAGGATATACATCCTGAATTAAAAGAAACTGTATTTCATTGTGGTTGTGGTAACACGTTTACACTTCTTTCTGTAAAAGGTGGTACAGTGTATTTGGAAACATGCAACCAGTGTCATCCTTTTTATGCTGGAAAGTTAAAGCTAAGACCGGCATTTTTGGAGCTTGATAAGAAAAACTAACGCGGTCAAGGGGTGATGCTTCCAAAAAACTTCTTAGAGAAAATTCAAGATATAGAGCAAAAGTATTTACAAACGGAAGAGAAGCTAGCATCCCTTGATATAACAAAAGATGCAGATACTTACAAAGCTCTTAGCAAAGATTTAAAAGAATTATCTTACATACATGAGCTTTACAAAGATTATAACAAAATACTAAAAGATATAGAAGACACCAAAGAACTTTTAAAAGATAAAGACTTAAGAGAGTTAGCAGAAAAAGAACTGGAGAACTTAAACATTAAGCTTTTACAAAAAGAAAAAGAACTTATCAACGTACTTACACCAAAAGACGCCAACGACAGCAAAAACGTCATACTCGAAATAAGAGCTGGGGCCGGAGGGGAAGAAGCAGCGCTTTTTGCTGCAGACCTTCTTAGAATGTACCAAAGGTATGCTGAAAGAAAAGGTTGGAAATTCAACATATTAGAAGCCAACAAAACAGGTTTAGGAGGCTATAAAGAGGTTATTGTATCGATAGAGGGTAAAAATGTTTACTCTCACCTAAAGTATGAAAGTGGTGTGCACAGAGTCCAAAGGGTACCAATAACAGAATCTGGTGGCAGAATACACACATCTACTATCACAGTAGCGGTGTTACCAGAGGCCGACGAAACCGAGGTAATTATAAACCCTCAAGACTTAAGAATAGAAACTTTTAGAGCCTCTGGAGCCGGTGGACAATACGTAAACACCACAGAATCAGCGGTGAGAATCACGCATATTCCCACTGGTATCAGCATATCTTGTCAAGACGAAAGAAGCCAGCTTCAAAACAAGTTAAAAGCTATGCGTATACTTTACGCTAGATTAAAAGATTTTTATGAAAAACAGAAAAAAGAGGAAACCGACAAAGAAAGAAAAGAGCAAGTTGGTACCGGAGAAAGAAGCGAAAAAATAAGAACTTACAATTTCTCACAAAATAGGGTCACCGACCATAGGATAAACCTTACATTACATAAGCTTCAAGACGTATTGGACGGGGACTTAGATGATATAATATCTGCTTTACAAGCAAAAGAATTGGAGGAAAAGTTAGCTAGCGTATGAAACTTATTTTTTTGTTAGAACCGCTTATACTTATACTTGCAATAATAGGTGTAGTTTTGTTTATATTTAGAGAGATAAGGAACAAGTGATAATATTTAAGAATTTGCCCTCCGTAGATGAGCCACGGCTCTACATGTCTTCAGAAAGAACATACCTTACATATCTTAAATTCATACTGCTAGCTTTTGGTAGCGGAATAGTGGCAAAAAGACTTGAAATATACTTTTTTTATACAGGTTTCTATAAGCTGGCGATCTTTTTTGGAGAACTTCACACCATATTGATTTGGCCATCGCTTTTAGCTCTTCTTTTCTTAGCTGTTAAGTTTTATCTGGATATAAAATATATACAAGGAGGCCAAAAGGTGAGCCAAAAGGAAGTAATAGATCCTCGCATATACATGGCTGCCGAAAGAACATTTTTAGCTTGGATAAGAACCGCCATAGGTCTTATAGCCTTTGGTTTTGTAGTAGAAAAGTTTGATTTTTTCCTAAAGCAATTATCCATAATGCTTCATACAAAGATAAATGTCAATGGTCATTTTGAAGGTATGGGTTTTATATTTATATTTTTTGGTATATCAACGCTTGTAATAGGAGGATTAAATTTTATAAAAACTATAGACGATATAAACAAAGGCACTTACAAAACACATAAAGCTCTTTATATCGCTTACGGACTTATAATATTTGTATGTATGATAATATTGGCATCTATGCTTATAGGAGTTAATTTATGATAATAAAGAAAGTAGAGAAAATAGAAAA contains:
- a CDS encoding SDR family NAD(P)-dependent oxidoreductase; this translates as MKALFIGASSDLAIATEEEFAKNGFELFLIARNKDKLEEIANHINVLSSKKPSTYVCDLTDYDSLEKIMDEIFSENIIDVVLIFQGYLPKDPYDKKEILNTIDVNYTSCVMSANFAVKHFLKQHHGMLIGVSSVAGDRARPSNSLYGSSKAGFSFYLEGLRYCMASKNIHVMSVKPGFIKTKMTKDISFPSFLAGEKETVAKDIYDAMLKKKDVLYTPSFYEFIIKALKLVPSSLMKKLGKNKC
- a CDS encoding glycosyltransferase produces the protein MLKHTVCLYVNHLGRASQNATAITIVSIDIANALKKLGHEVFFVVNKPIVEEDIDFKVYSLYKENTFLNGELPYAIRLSNTLKAEKPDIVMSFMKAQTIVLSLSKLINPSKNTIYLGSIRNNDAYYAYGKNVYIPYRYLIKFLYESLDYIVVPSEAIKEDLQKTFFIKEDKFKIIPNCIDFEKLDKLSEEDCDVKGDFINIGRLVDQKGQIYLIEAFKKVKDRFKDVKLVIIGEGELRNTIENKIKELGLENDVILTGYQTNPYKYLKNSKIFVLSSIFEGFGNVIIEAMHFGLPVISYECPGGPKEIIKNEFGVLVPPKDVDALANAMIEMLEDKEKQKHYSIMSKKRALDYDCKSYAKTLISLKML
- a CDS encoding FAD-dependent oxidoreductase — encoded protein: MKVCIIGGGIGAYNVTEELVKQGNVDIHIFSEEKFLPYNKIYILDVLSGKKTFKQILLKDEAWYKEHGIEVLLNTKITKIYPKDKTFVSDKGETFSYDKLILATGSVPKIPPIEGVNKENVFFVNNIEDIYKISNYAKHSKKAAVIGGGFIGIEGAKALKDIGLQTTIIHIFDILMENWLDKEASDMLVKYLKKLDIDVLLSKKATKFSGDKLVDKIEFSDGTAIETDFVILATGVSPNVELAKNSGLNVNKGIVVNEYLETSETDIYAIGDCIEFQGKTFGSVAPIMDQVKVCTKNILNANKERYTMHEPDYAILKSFDISIVVIGNTKDEANADEIIYKNTLKDIYKKVLIKNGFITGAILYNTHGFSEILHLAQSKTSVLGVNTDFLVEDLIEKSENREFDLSHIVCRCNFVTYGTILKAIENGAKTVQDIEKMTKAGTSCGACIPDIKMILSTKVKDYSPTSDVYTPKTNTVDFSIFDNL
- the rpmE gene encoding 50S ribosomal protein L31, yielding MKKDIHPELKETVFHCGCGNTFTLLSVKGGTVYLETCNQCHPFYAGKLKLRPAFLELDKKN
- the prfA gene encoding peptide chain release factor 1, which produces MLPKNFLEKIQDIEQKYLQTEEKLASLDITKDADTYKALSKDLKELSYIHELYKDYNKILKDIEDTKELLKDKDLRELAEKELENLNIKLLQKEKELINVLTPKDANDSKNVILEIRAGAGGEEAALFAADLLRMYQRYAERKGWKFNILEANKTGLGGYKEVIVSIEGKNVYSHLKYESGVHRVQRVPITESGGRIHTSTITVAVLPEADETEVIINPQDLRIETFRASGAGGQYVNTTESAVRITHIPTGISISCQDERSQLQNKLKAMRILYARLKDFYEKQKKEETDKERKEQVGTGERSEKIRTYNFSQNRVTDHRINLTLHKLQDVLDGDLDDIISALQAKELEEKLASV
- a CDS encoding DUF202 domain-containing protein — encoded protein: MSSERTYLTYLKFILLAFGSGIVAKRLEIYFFYTGFYKLAIFFGELHTILIWPSLLALLFLAVKFYLDIKYIQGGQKVSQKEVIDPRIYMAAERTFLAWIRTAIGLIAFGFVVEKFDFFLKQLSIMLHTKINVNGHFEGMGFIFIFFGISTLVIGGLNFIKTIDDINKGTYKTHKALYIAYGLIIFVCMIILASMLIGVNL